In Ovis aries strain OAR_USU_Benz2616 breed Rambouillet chromosome 14, ARS-UI_Ramb_v3.0, whole genome shotgun sequence, a single genomic region encodes these proteins:
- the LOC114117844 gene encoding collagen alpha-1(I) chain-like: MLAANPGTLHNKGRHPGAGSAGRLPRPGPPPRRAGAGPVGEEALPRPRPAARGRPPARACRAPGAGGGGEPARLRGQGRAGEGRGGGRRSAGRPGSGRDKGAQVWGLPAPPPGRRDPARPTFPPAAMTGPGSPPPAEPLAAGSSLQAGPHLPVGGERASDPGPGSNALCRRRQPPPPRAAPPPPPRANTDGTLWAAAAARECAPQRPPRLPPGRRRRRRFARPRARRALPLNTTHCGGRHEEARPRAPAARRGRGFHGRAGAEALARPAATFAGRGAGFRGWRLAAGFCGHSCYD; this comes from the coding sequence ATGTTGGCCGCAAACCCCGGGACCCTTCACAACAAAGGCCGGCACCCGGGCGCCGGGAGCGCCGGGCGCCTCCCCCGGCCAGGCCCGCCTCCCAGGCGCGCGGGGGCCGGGCCGGTCGGCGAGGAGGCCCTTCCCCGCCCTCGCCCGGCCGCGAGGGGCCGACCCCCGGCGCGGGCCTGCCGGGCCCCgggagccgggggcgggggcgagCCGGCTCGCCTCCGCGGGCAGGgccgggcaggggaggggaggggcggggggcggcgctCGGCCGGGCGGCCGGGCTCGGGCCGAGACAAAGGCGCCCAGGTCTGGGGGCTGCCCGCACCCCCTCCCGGGCGGCGCGACCCGGCCCGGCCGACCTTCCCGCCCGCCGCCATGACCGGGCCTGGGAGTCCTCCTCCCGCGGAGCCCCTCGCGGCCGGCTCCTCCCTCCAGGCCGGGCCCCACTTACCTGTGGGCGGAGAGCGCGCCTCGGACCCCGGTCCTGGCTCAAACGCGCTCTGTCGCCGCCGTCAACCCCCGCCACCGCGGGCAGCGCCACCGCCTCCTCCTCGTGCCAACACCGACGGGACACTCTGGGCCGCCGCTGCCGCTCGAGAGTGCGCCCCGCAACGGCCGCCCCGGCTCCCCcctggccgccgccgccgccgccgtttCGCGCGTCCTCGAGCCCGCCGCGCGCTCCCGCTAAATACCACACACTGCGGCGGCCGCCATGAGGAGGCGCGGCCCCGCGCGCCGGCGGCCCGGAGGGGGCGGGGCTTCCACGGGCGCGCAGGCGCAGAGGCGCTCGCGCGGCCGGCGGCGACTTTCGCGGGTCGAGGTGCTGGGTTTCGAGGGTGGCGGTTGGCGGCCGGGTTCTGCGGGCACAGTTGCTATGACTGA